In a genomic window of Dehalococcoidia bacterium:
- a CDS encoding aromatic ring-hydroxylating dioxygenase subunit alpha, translated as MLSIEKNELLTKVGPGTPTGELMRRYWHPIAAAGELLEKPTKPVRLLGEDLVLYKDKSGTLGLIDRFCPHRRVDLTYGIPEENGLRCMYHGWMMDETGQCIEQPFEETVRPDGRFKEKVKIAGYPVEELGGLIFAYMGPQPAPLLPRWEQLTYDNAIRDIAITELPCNWLQAQENSVDPVHTEWLHFYYGNYVRRGLAMAPESQPKTIKIAFDAFEYGIVKRRLQQGFPEDGEDWAKGHPIMFPNILFVGDQVRTTTQWRVPIDDENTYHVSYYVYRPAPGHQAPHQEVAAYRYTPLYEPDGRFFTGITFNQDYMCWVTQGAIAQRDKEMLGESDVGLILFRKMVEQQAQIVEDGGDPINTFRDPAIAGYIELPMESVKHGIKPDGKYRPGEGGDSPIVPDIEKVLQTWVENIPVEARPQNEYLF; from the coding sequence ATGCTGTCTATTGAGAAAAACGAATTACTAACTAAAGTTGGACCTGGGACTCCTACTGGAGAGCTCATGCGACGCTACTGGCACCCTATTGCGGCGGCAGGGGAATTGCTAGAAAAGCCCACTAAGCCAGTAAGATTACTAGGGGAAGATCTTGTTCTTTATAAGGACAAATCAGGCACTTTAGGTCTAATTGATCGCTTCTGTCCGCATCGTCGGGTTGATCTCACTTATGGAATTCCAGAAGAAAATGGATTGAGATGCATGTACCATGGCTGGATGATGGATGAAACCGGCCAATGTATAGAACAACCATTTGAAGAAACTGTTAGACCTGATGGTCGGTTTAAAGAAAAAGTGAAAATTGCAGGCTACCCAGTAGAAGAGCTGGGAGGGCTAATCTTTGCGTATATGGGGCCACAGCCTGCACCTTTACTCCCGCGATGGGAGCAGCTTACATACGACAACGCAATACGTGATATTGCTATTACGGAACTGCCTTGTAATTGGTTGCAGGCTCAAGAAAATTCTGTGGATCCCGTTCATACAGAATGGCTACATTTCTACTATGGAAACTATGTAAGGCGCGGCTTGGCTATGGCTCCAGAAAGCCAACCAAAAACTATCAAAATTGCATTTGATGCATTTGAATATGGGATCGTCAAACGTCGACTGCAACAAGGCTTCCCTGAAGATGGAGAAGATTGGGCCAAGGGACATCCAATCATGTTTCCAAATATTTTGTTCGTTGGTGACCAAGTCAGAACTACCACTCAGTGGCGTGTTCCTATTGATGATGAGAATACCTACCATGTGTCTTACTATGTGTATCGACCTGCTCCAGGCCATCAGGCCCCTCATCAAGAGGTCGCAGCCTATCGATACACTCCTTTGTACGAACCAGATGGACGCTTCTTTACCGGAATTACATTTAACCAGGACTACATGTGCTGGGTTACACAAGGAGCAATAGCCCAACGAGATAAGGAAATGCTAGGAGAATCTGATGTAGGGCTGATTCTTTTCCGTAAAATGGTCGAACAGCAAGCTCAGATTGTTGAGGATGGAGGAGACCCGATAAATACCTTCAGAGATCCTGCCATCGCGGGTTATATTGAACTTCCAATGGAAAGCGTTAAGCACGGTATAAAGCCGGACGGTAAATATAGGCCAGGCGAAGGTGGCGATAG
- a CDS encoding aspartate aminotransferase family protein, with protein MEIDHSKLEETALSYLWMPTQDWTELAEDGITVMTEAKGVHIKDSKGNWGFDGVAGLMLVNVGHGRQEIVDAISAQLSTLHYANTFKFPAAPTIKFAEKIASLTPGNLNRTYFTSGGSEAVETALKIAYRYHYNRNEPQRKKFIGREGSYHGTTRGALSVSTSSYLDRPSYSEILPDNFIMAPQPYYYRRNNAALTHSEFSIDCAKAIENIILEEGPETIAGVIAEPVSFSAGVAVPSNDYWPMLREICDRYGVLLIADEVITGWGRTGKWFAVDHWEVTPDIMTMAKGITSGYFPVGACVVTDSVFEYFKGDTDKTYRHGITYGGHPGGAAAGLANVAIMEREGLIENSAKMGQLMLDQLNALVDHPTVGDIRGLGLMCAVELVSDKETKEPLSDNSKAIKLLNQKMTEGGLYTRANRQVFFAPPLSVTESDITQMVQIFAESLSATEHSLGLG; from the coding sequence ATGGAAATCGATCATTCAAAACTTGAAGAAACGGCGCTCTCTTACTTATGGATGCCCACTCAAGATTGGACAGAATTGGCTGAAGATGGCATTACTGTTATGACTGAAGCAAAAGGCGTACATATCAAAGACTCTAAAGGCAATTGGGGCTTTGATGGAGTAGCAGGTCTTATGCTGGTTAACGTGGGTCATGGAAGGCAAGAAATTGTCGATGCAATTAGTGCGCAACTCAGCACCCTACATTATGCAAATACTTTCAAATTCCCCGCCGCGCCAACCATAAAATTTGCTGAGAAAATTGCTTCCCTTACGCCAGGAAATCTCAATCGAACTTACTTTACAAGTGGTGGTTCTGAAGCAGTTGAAACTGCTTTAAAAATTGCATATCGCTATCATTACAATCGGAATGAGCCTCAACGGAAAAAATTCATCGGTCGAGAAGGTTCTTACCACGGAACGACACGTGGGGCACTTAGCGTATCCACTTCATCCTATCTGGATCGTCCAAGTTACTCAGAAATCCTGCCTGACAATTTCATAATGGCGCCGCAGCCTTACTATTACCGCAGGAATAATGCTGCGTTAACACATTCGGAATTTAGCATAGATTGTGCAAAGGCAATCGAAAACATAATACTTGAAGAAGGCCCGGAAACGATTGCAGGGGTGATAGCAGAACCAGTTTCATTTTCCGCAGGAGTTGCAGTCCCTAGTAACGACTACTGGCCAATGTTGCGCGAAATCTGTGACCGCTACGGTGTTCTTTTAATTGCTGACGAAGTCATAACTGGTTGGGGCCGTACAGGGAAGTGGTTCGCAGTGGATCATTGGGAGGTTACACCGGACATAATGACTATGGCAAAAGGCATAACTAGTGGATATTTCCCTGTAGGTGCATGCGTCGTAACTGATTCGGTTTTTGAATATTTTAAAGGCGATACAGATAAAACTTACAGGCATGGTATTACGTACGGAGGGCATCCAGGCGGTGCAGCAGCAGGTCTAGCTAATGTAGCAATCATGGAGCGTGAAGGATTAATTGAAAATTCAGCAAAAATGGGGCAATTAATGCTAGACCAATTGAATGCTCTTGTAGATCATCCGACTGTAGGTGATATCAGAGGATTAGGTTTGATGTGTGCTGTCGAGCTAGTTAGCGACAAAGAGACCAAAGAACCTCTATCAGACAATTCAAAAGCAATAAAACTGTTGAATCAAAAAATGACAGAAGGAGGTCTCTACACAAGAGCAAATCGCCAAGTATTCTTCGCGCCTCCATTGAGTGTTACTGAGTCTGACATCACTCAAATGGTACAAATATTTGCCGAATCTTTGTCTGCAACAGAGCACAGTTTGGGCTTAGGGTAA
- a CDS encoding amidohydrolase yields the protein MTTEQSIDLEIIVDGDGHIMEDMESMMKFLPPKFRDNPALGLNATIFPAIDTHHSGHFVETPGRRDRGGAFVGPDGWEVFLDEVGIDATVLYPTRGLAYGRIVSRDWAIAAAQAYNNWLYDTYTNRSSRFKGVGLIPMQEPMEAVKELRRCVEELGFVGAMLPSMGLPDQLGSKIYWPVYEEANRLGCAIAIHGGSHSGLGLDHLNVYAPIHALGHPAGQAIAFAGMVFNGVFERFPNARFGFLEGGIGWFIMCLERFDRSHATHMEYQLRDDDMLGPKIGDSVTEYIQKQIDLGRLFIGCEGEEPAIAFAVSQVGNKPFFFSTDFPHEVTTETCKHELGELLENEGLTDEDKEAILHKNARRFYKI from the coding sequence ATGACTACAGAGCAGTCTATAGACTTAGAAATAATAGTAGACGGGGATGGGCATATTATGGAAGACATGGAATCCATGATGAAGTTCCTCCCTCCAAAATTTCGAGACAACCCAGCGCTGGGATTAAATGCTACTATTTTCCCTGCTATCGACACTCATCATTCAGGACACTTTGTAGAAACCCCAGGTCGTCGTGACCGTGGAGGCGCTTTTGTTGGTCCCGATGGCTGGGAAGTCTTTCTCGACGAAGTCGGAATTGACGCGACTGTTCTCTATCCAACTAGGGGCCTTGCATATGGCAGGATTGTGAGCAGAGATTGGGCAATTGCAGCCGCGCAGGCATACAACAATTGGCTCTACGATACTTATACAAATCGCAGTTCCAGGTTCAAAGGCGTTGGATTAATTCCAATGCAAGAGCCTATGGAAGCTGTCAAAGAGCTTCGGCGTTGTGTTGAAGAGCTCGGATTTGTAGGTGCAATGCTTCCATCAATGGGGCTACCTGACCAATTGGGTTCAAAAATTTATTGGCCAGTATATGAAGAAGCAAATCGTCTAGGCTGTGCAATAGCTATTCATGGCGGTTCGCATTCAGGCCTGGGACTGGACCATTTAAATGTATATGCTCCTATCCATGCACTTGGTCATCCAGCAGGGCAGGCAATTGCTTTTGCGGGAATGGTTTTTAACGGTGTTTTCGAAAGATTCCCAAACGCTCGTTTCGGATTCCTTGAAGGCGGTATTGGTTGGTTTATCATGTGCCTCGAACGATTCGATCGATCACATGCGACGCATATGGAATACCAATTGCGTGATGATGACATGCTTGGTCCCAAAATTGGTGATAGCGTAACCGAATACATACAAAAACAAATTGACCTTGGTCGTTTGTTTATTGGATGTGAAGGAGAAGAACCTGCTATTGCATTCGCTGTCAGCCAAGTAGGTAATAAACCTTTCTTCTTTTCCACAGATTTTCCTCACGAAGTGACGACAGAGACATGCAAGCACGAGTTAGGGGAATTGCTAGAGAATGAAGGGTTGACAGATGAAGATAAAGAAGCAATTCTTCACAAAAATGCCCGAAGGTTTTACAAGATTTAA